ACGTCGGCCGCTCAATCGAAGCCATTCTCGCGACTGGTCGACCCACACTGTGGATCAGTCCGCAGTCCGTTGGCTGTCGCATTCGACTGTGAGTAGCGTCCTCCTACTGTATGGTCTGGTTTACCGGCCACTCCGGCTGCAACCGTCCACAGCTTTAAGCGCCGCTCCGTCGGGATGGGTGGTGAGTACGATGGACGACAGCCACCAGCAGCCGTCTGCGGAACTCGAGACAGGCGATGAGATGCGGACGGAACTTCAGACGATCATCGACGAGTTCGACTGCACATCCGGAACGCTGCACCGACTCGAGGGCGACACGCTAGAACTCGTCGCCGCGGTCGGTATTCCCGGCCCCGTCCTCGAGCGCATCGGTTCGATCCCGATCGGAAAAGGGATGGCCGGAATCGCAGCCGAGCGGATGGAACCGGTCGACGTCTGTAACCTCCAGACGGACGATTCCGGCGTCGCTGAGGCCGGTGCTCGCAAGACGGGCATGGAGGGATCGCTCGCTGCGCCGCTCCTCGGCCCGGAGGGGACACTCGAGGGGACCATCGGCGTCGCCAAACCTGAGCAGTACGAGTTCACCGACCGCGAACGTGACCGATTGCTGGAGCGGGGGACAGAACTCACACAGCAGTTGTAGTCGAGCGCAACCGATTCAACCAACGCCCGCTCAAAACTCAGTGATGACTTCGATCCCCTCCGTCTCGTATCCGCTCATCGCCGCGAGCCGATCGGAGACGTCCTCGAGTGCCACCCGATTCGTGACGAGTTGCTCGGGGTCGAGCGTGCCCGCGTCGATGAGTCGCAGGAGTTCGTCGTAGCGAGAGGGTGGCATGCCGCGGGAGCCGACGACGGTCACGTCCCAGCGA
This genomic stretch from Natrialba magadii ATCC 43099 harbors:
- a CDS encoding GAF domain-containing protein, which produces MDDSHQQPSAELETGDEMRTELQTIIDEFDCTSGTLHRLEGDTLELVAAVGIPGPVLERIGSIPIGKGMAGIAAERMEPVDVCNLQTDDSGVAEAGARKTGMEGSLAAPLLGPEGTLEGTIGVAKPEQYEFTDRERDRLLERGTELTQQL